TAGGGAATGGCAAGAAAAATCAAGATTATTAGATCTGAGAAAAAGTTGGGAAATTGAGACTAACAATTTGCTAGAAAAAAATGGTTTTGAAGATAGAGTAGACTGTAGAACATTAAAAGAAATTAGACAAGATTTACTTGAAAGTGGTATGTTTGATAAAGCAGAAACATATAATAGACTTCCTATTAATGTTGCTGGAAAAATATTATATAAAGTTGGACATGGAATTGAATTAAATGAAGCAGAAAAAGAACAATATGACAAATATATTGAAACTGTAAATAGAAAAAAAGAATTAGAAAGAATATATGAAGAAAGAGAGAATAAAAAAACTGAACGGAAAAATTTAGAAAATGAAATTGAAAAATTAGAAAAAGAAAATTCTAGAGAAAGAGCTATTAATATCTGCTCAAAGGGAGAATATTTTAAACTAAAAAAACAATATAGTGATATTAGTAAAAAAATTAAAAAGTATCCTGAAAATAAGATTTTAAAAAGTGAACAAGATAGACTGTCTAAAGTAATAAATAATATAGAAGAAAAATCTATAAAATCTAATAAATATATTAATATTTTATCTAATTTAGAAACTAAAAGAGTTGCTAGTTTAGAAACTTTAAAGACTCAATATTCAGAAAAATTTAATGATGAATACCTAACAAAAGAAGAAAAAAAATATAAAGAAAAGTACCAAGATTATGATTTAATTAATCTAAAGATAAAGTTAGAAACTCTTTCAAATGAAAATGTGACTGAAAAAGCAGTGAATATTTTAAGTAATTATGAATATAATTTTAAACTTGTAGAAACCTTTGAAATACAAGACAATAAGAAAGAACTTGAGAAAAAATATAATGAAGCTACTTTATTTGATCCAAAGCAAGCTAAAGATTTTAAATTAGATCTAAGTTTTGTAGAAAAAAAACTTGAAAATAAACAAAATGAGATTATTAATTTAATTGATGCTATTGATGAAAAAAAATTAAATAATTTCATAGAACAAATTGAAAAAAATAATGAAGTTGAAAAAACTATTATAGCTAAAATTATTGAAGAGAAGTCATCATCAAGAAATGAAATAGATTTAATGAAAGATAAGATTATACTTTTAGAAAAATTTTCAAAATTAGAAAAACTCTATAATAAGGAGCTTAGAAATAACGATAAAAATAGAAAGAAAATTTTTTCTGTATCATCTGAATTAGCTTCAGTTGAATCTTTATTGAATTCTGAATATAAATCCATCAATATAAAAGATGATATTGCACAAAATAATTTAAAAGCTATTCAAAATCAAATTATCAAAAATGAGAAGAGAATTTTAGTTGCAGAAAATGTTATAGATAAAACTAAAGCCATTCTCTCAGCTCATAGTAAAAAACATAATTTATCTGGAATAGAAATAATAGCAATAGGTAACTTATCTAAAGGAGAATATTGGAAAAATTATAAAGAAATAAAAAGAATTACATCTGAAATAAAAAATGATGAAAAAACACTTTCTAACATGGGTATAGTTTCTTTTGGAAAAGGAGTTTTAAAGAAAGATATTGACTTGAAGAAAAAGAAATTAGAAGAATTAGAAAAGAAAGAATATAAAATTGTAAATACTTACAAACAAGATAAAAACTTTTCTTTGGAAGTTAATAAAGTAAGTTCTCACTATAATAATATTTTAAAAACTTATCAAAAGATTATAGTAGCTGCTAAAATTGATAATGATATAAATTATAAAGTAAAATCCAATATTGAGAGAACAGGAAAACAAATTTCTACTTATAAAAAGACACCTTCCAAAAATAGACATAAAGGAGTTACTATAGAAGGTTCAAGTGGTTTAAAATCAAATGTAAAAAATATATTTGATGATACTGAAATTAGATCGACTGTTGGAATACATTTAGAAAAAGATAAGGAAAATGGATGGGAAATTTAGAAAAATTCGATAATAAAATTCATAAATTAAAATATAATATCTCACTTTTAAAAAGTAGAAAAAAAACTATAGAGAAATCAAAAAAGAAAAAGCTTAGAATAGAAAGAGCCAGGAAATTATTAAAACTTGGTATTCTTTTTGAAATGACATCAACTGATATCTATCCGATTGAACTTATTATTGGGTATTTACTTGAGTTAAAAGAGAAAAAAATTTATGAAATTGGAACTTTAAAATATTATGGTAATAAAATTTTAACTGAAATTTCCATTGAAAAACATGATAAAAAAGAAATTCTCTTTTTAGATACTGAAGAGAAGCGAAAAAGAAATCATAAATTAATTTCTCTTGGTGCTTTATTCGAAATGACATCAACTGATAATTTTTCTATAGCTGTATTAATAAGTTATTTAGAAAACTTACACTCTTTAAAAGATAGAGATTTTAATTTATATCAAGAAAATGGCGAAATTTATTTAAAAGATAGGAGGATAAAAAATGGAGAATGAATTATGGAGAACATACTACAGTAGTGGTAAAATAAAAGAAGAAGTACCGATAAAGCGTGGAAGACTAAATGGAATAGGTATTTTATATGCTGAAGATGGAACTATATTGGAAAAAAGAATTTATAAGAATGATATTTTAATGGGGAATCCTTATATCGGAATGTCAGCAGAACAGTTAGCTGAAGAATTAGGTTATATTATTTCAGATAAATCAGAGATAGATTTAGCTGAAGATGATGCTGAAGTAGTTGAAATAAATTATAAAGATGCTTCTATAAAACTTTTATAATATTAGAACCATATAATAAAAAATATTTAGAAAATAAGTTATGTTTAAAAAATAAGAAAGCTACTACATATAATAGCATAATATGTAGTAGCTTTTTTCCATTTTAACATATTTCATTAAAAAATGAAAGAAAAAAATTAAGGAGGGTAAAATATGGAAAAAATTACAAAATTTTTAAAAGGAAAGAGAATGTATATAGCAGCATTCCTTCTTCTATCTTCTAATGCTATGGCAACTACAGCTGATGCTCCTTGGGTAGGAATGTTAGATAAGTTTATGGGGATTTTAGTTGGGCCTACAGCTAGAGTTATTGCAATCATTGCTATTGCTGGGGTAGGTTTTTCTATTTTAGCTGGTTTGACTGATAATCTAAGTAAAAGAGCAATTGGAGTTATTGTAGGAATCTCTGTGATATTTGCGGCTGCTACTTGGGGGCCTAAATTCTTTGGATATAGTGGTGCTATCTTAATGTAGGAGGAATAATGGGAAAAGATAAAAATCAAAGATTTTCTTGGAACCCTTCAAAGCCTTTTTCAGGAAATAAAGGAGATTTTTCTATTGATAATCCCTTCTATGACAGAATGTTGAGTCTCTCTAAAAGTTGTCGTAATTGGCAAATGGCATTTTTTACAATGGCTTTATTTCAAGCTGGAACATTATCTGCCTACTTCTATCTTGCAAATAAAACTAAGTTAGTTCCATATGTCATAGAAGTAGAGAAAGAAAAAGGAAATTTTTATTATAGTGGTAGAATGGATCAAGTTTCTTATGTAGCTGATGATACTATTATTTTTGCTATGTTAAATGACTTCATAATTAATACTCATTCTATTTCACTCGATAAGGTCTTTACCTATAAAAAAATAAAAAGAGAATATTCTTTCTTATCATCTGAAATGAAAAATAAAATGAATTCTGATATCAATAGTTTAAATTTAGAAGAAAAATTTAGAAATAAGGAATCAGTTGATGTAACTATTACTTCCATGTTAAAAAATTCTGAAGATATTTATCAAATAAACTGGACTGAAAAAACATATAGAAATGGCAGTCTTATTTCTACTGAGAAAAAGACTGGTAACTTCTCTGTAATACAAGATAAAGTTAATCCTAATGATATCAAGGTTAATCCTTTAGGACTTATAATTAAAGACTACCACATTACAGATGATTTATCAAAATAAAATAAGGAGGAGAAATGAAAAAAAAATTACTGTTATTTTTTATCCTAATAGGTTTAACTAATTCTCTTTATGCTGTAGATTATGCTTCTGAATATGACTCCTATTCTACTCAAGAACCTAGTATTGAAAAAGGATATAAAAATTCAAAAACTAATATAAACAGTACATACTTTTATAATGAAAATGATAGTTATCATGTTGCAACTAGAGCTGGGTACATTACCACAATTCTTTTAAATCCTGATGAAGATATCATTCATGCTGAGATAGGTGATGCAACCAGATGGAGTGTACAAACATATTATACTGGTAGCTCAAGAGGAATGTCTCCTGCACTTTCTGTAAAACCTTTTGTTCCTGAACTAAAAACAAATTTAGTTATATCTACTACTAAAAGAATATACAACATTGTTTTAGAAGCAAAAGTAAATTCTTATGCTCCTATTATTAATTTTGAATATCCAAAAGAAATCGAAATTGCAAAACAAAAAGAAAGAAAATTAAAAGCACAAGAGACAAAAGTTAATATTGAATATTTAAATTTTGATTATAGTTGGAATAAAAATAAAGAAACTTGGTCTCCTATTCAAATTTTTGATGATGGAGAACAAACATTTTTAGTTATGAGTGAAAAGGTTAGAGCAACAGAACTTCCTGTATTATTTATAAAAGATGAACAAACAGGAGAAGGAGCTTCAGTAAGATATAGATATGATCCTGAAACTAGATATTATACAGTTGACAGACTATTTAAGCAAGCTACTTTAAGATATGGAAACAAGGAAATAATTATTAAAAGAAAAGGTAGTTTTATAAAATCACCTAATGACCATATTTCAGTAAGTATATAGGGAGGAGATAAAATGGATATTCTTAATGAACCAAACAATCCTCAAAATCAAGAAAATAACTCTGTAAATTCAAATACTTATGAAAAAAAAGGAACTTTTTTTAAAAAGAAAATCATCTATATTTTCTTTTTCTTTATAATTTCTTTAATAATCTTACTACTATTTAGAAAAGAAATTTTTGCGACAAATAATGATAAAAATGCAAGCAAAAATATTATTAAAAATAGTAATGTTGATGAAAATGAGAGTAGTAAATTAGATAATCCTCAATATGGTGATGATGAAATGCAAGATTTAACCTATGACAAAAGTACTTCACCTGAAGATGAAGAAGATTATAATATTCCTGTCACTGAGGAAGATGAAGAAGAAAAGGAAGCTGTTGATCAAAAATCAGCAGAAGAAATTGAAAGAGAAAATAAAATAAAACAACTTGAAGCCGAAGCAGATGCTGCTCTAAGAAGTCCAACTACAATTACTATAGCTACTCGTCCTCAAGTGCAACAAACAGATGATAAAATTCTTTTAGCTCAAGGCAATAAAGCTGTTCAAGACTATGATGGTAATAGACAAGAAAGTAAAAGAAATTTTCTAATGAATGAACAAGCTCAAAAATACTATCAATCTAATTTTATGATTGAGCAATTATCTGAGTTTGAGATAAAAGCTGGTGACTTTATCCCTGCTATTCTTCAAACTGGTATTAATTCAGATTTACCTTCTAAGACAATTGTTGCTATAGTTTCTGAAAATGTTAGAGACACAATTAGAGGTAAACACATTTTAATTCCTCAAGGAACAAAAATAATTGGTGTATATGATTCTTCAATTACTTTTGGTCAAGAAAGGTTACTTATTATATGGCAAAGATTGATATTTCCTAACGGAAAAACTATAGGTTTAGATAATATGCAAGGTGTTGATTTATCAGGAAAAGCAGGAATAACTGGAGATGTTAATAATCATTTTTCAACACTTTTAAAAGGTGTCATTCTTTCATCAATAATGGGTAGTGCTGGAGCTATTGTAACTGAAAGAAAAAATGATTGGAGAGGTGCTGCTGCTGAAGGTGCTGGAGAACAAATAGTCACTATTGGTGATAATTTTGCTGAAAGAGCATTATCAAGACAGCCAACAATAACTATTGAACCTGGAACTAGATTTAATATTATAGTTCATAGTGATCTAATTCTTGAACCTTATGGAGAATAAAAATGACTGTAAAAAGAAAAATTAGTTTATTTATTTTTTTATTAGCAATTATCTTAACTTTAGCAGTAGGGACACAGACTTTTGCAAAAAATGTAAAGTACCATAAAAATTTAGGAAAATATTTATTTTTATATAAAAATAAATCTCCCATTTATTTTCCTTTTAAGATATTGGTTTGGCAAAAATTTGCCAAAAAAGTCCCAAGAGCAATGGATGATGCTTATACAAATATGGCAATGACAATAGTTCCTTTTTTTCTATTAATAGCTTTACTCAATTACAAGAAAAAAGAAGTAACAGTACATGGATCAGCAAGATGGGCTAATAGAGCGGACATAGATAAAATGGGATTTTTTCCTTATAAAGATAAAAGAAAAATAAAGAAGTCTTATAAAAAAACAGGAACACTAGATTTATATAAGAAAAATATTTTAGAAAAGGATAATTACCTGAGAATAGATATTTCTGAAGAAACAAATAGTATAAAGAAATATTCAAAAGCTTTAAAATATTCAGTTATTGAAAAAAAATGGAAAGAAATGGAATTTTATAGTGATGGTATTTTTCTTGGTAAAGATGAATATGGAAGATTTCTAGTCGATAATACTCCAGGACATGCCATGATGGTTGCAAGAAGTGGTGGAGGAAAAGGAGTTGCTGTAGTAATCCCTTCACTTATCACTTGGAAAGGTTCAACATTGGTAAATGATATAAAAGGTGAAAACTGGCTTTATACTGCAGCATATAGAAAAAGTCTAGGACATAAAGTCTTTAGATTTGAAGCAACAGCTGATGGAATAGAAAAAGTTTCATGTCATTATAATCCAATGGTAGAAATAAGAAAAGGAACTGTTTATGAATATCAAGATGCTAAAAACATTGCTTTAGCTATTGTATCACCAGATAGAACTAAAGATCCATTTTTTGCACCTTCCGCTGGAGTTTATTTAACAGCAGTAATATTACATGTCTTGTACATGGTAAAAAGTAGAATTGCAAATTTAGCTGATGTTTATAATTTTATAACTTCTCCACAATTTACTGAAGATCAGAAACTACAACAAATGATTAATTCTGAACATAATAGTGATGGAGCTGAAGATTTATTTTATAACATTTATAATGATGTTACTATTTTAAAAACAGGAGAAGAATTACCTAGAACACATCCTTCAGTTTCAAAAATTGGAGCAGAAATGGCAGATAGAGCTGATAAAGAAAGATCAGGAATTATAAGTTGTGCAAAAATAGATTTAGAAGCATTTATTGTTCCAACAATAGCAAGAAATACAGCTTATAGTGATTTTAGAATCTCTGATTTAATGAATAGTGAAGTTCCAATGGATCTATATTTTGTAACAGCTCCTAATTCTGTTGATATAACAGCGGTACTTTTAAAATTATTTATAACTCAAATTCTATATATTTTAACTGATAGCATGGAATTAAATAAACAAGGAGAAAATATAGCATTTAAACATAGGCTTTTACTTTTATTAGATGAGCTTACAGCTATTGGAAAAGTGGATATGCTACATAAAGCAATCTCATATATTAGAGGTTGGGGAATGAAAGCACTTATAATAATTCAAGATATGAAGCAATTAAAAGAAGTTTATGGTGAAAATAACTCTTTCTTAGGAAATATGTCTACTACTCTTTATTATACAACTAATGATGTAGACACAGCTAAATATGTTGAAACAAGATTAGGAAATAAAACTGAGAAAATTTTAACAAAATCTTATTCACAAGGACTTTTATTTAAAAAGATGAATTACTCTGAAAGTTATGTGGGTAGACCTTTAATGAGAGCTGAAGAAGTTCATACAATGGATGAAAAAGAAGTCATTATATTATCTGCTGGAAAAAATCCAATTCATGGAAAACAAGCTAGATGGTATGAAATAGATGAATTTAAAAATAGACTTGCTAGAGAAACCTATTTTACAAAGGCAACACCTTCAGATGTAATAAAAAAATATCAAAAGTGGGAAGATTTAAAAGTAATTAAAAAAAATTAAGAAAGTAAGTGACACATGTGTCACTTACTTTAGGAGAGTGATTATGAGCAAGAAAAAAACTTATGACCAAAAAATTGAAGAATATATGGAGAAATTAAAAACAGCTCAAAAAGAAAAAAAAGAATTTATTGAAAAAAAAGGAAGACAGCTATGGACTAAAATAAAAACTCCATTTATGGAAAAAGAAAAATCTATAGAAGTTTTATTGATGGATAAAGATAAACTAAATATTGTGATTAATGAAATAACAAAAGTATTAGATTCATTATCATTTGAAACTCCTGTAGAAGATATAACAAATGATAATAAAGTTGAAGTTAAAAATGAAGACAAAAACACAACAAATGACAGTAAAGTTGAAATTAAAAAGGATGATAAAAATATAACAAATAACAATAAAGTTGAAGTTAAAAATGAAGACAAAAACACAACAAATGACAGTAAAGTTGAAATTAAAAAGGATGATAAAAAATGATTCAAGACAATGAAATGAAAGATAATCTTCTTAGTTTACTAGAAATTTCATTGGGAAAAAAAATCATGGAGTATATGAATGATAAAGACATCATAGAAATAATGAAAAATGATGATGGTAAAGTCTTTGGAGATAGTCTTACTAAAGGAGAATTCTATATATGTGATATGGATAGTGTCGCATCTGAAAATATTGTTAAACTTGTTGCTAATCATGTAAATCAAGAAGTCACTCCTGAAAATCCTCTTGTCTCTGCTGAATTACCTGGATCAGGTTTCCGTTTTGAAGGAAATATTCCACCTGTTTCAAAAACATCTGCCTTTAATATAAGAAAACATAGCTCCTTGATTTTCACTTTGGATGATTATGTTAATTCAAAAATAATGACACAAGAACAAGCTAATGTAATAAAAAGAGGTATAAAAGATAGAAAAAATATTCTTGTAGTTGGAGGTACAAAAAGTGGAAAAACTACGTTATGTAATGCATTACTTGAAGAAATAGCTCAATATAATCAGAGAGTTATTATTATTCAAGATACAAACGAACTTCAATGTAATTGTGAAAATGTCTTATATTTAAGAGCTACAGAAACTGTACCTATAAGAAGATTACTAACTTCAACTTTAAGAAGAACTCCAACAAGAATAGTTATAGGTGAAGTTCGTGATGGAGCTGCACTTAATATTTTAAAAGCTTGGAATACAGGACATCCTGGGGGAGTTTGTACTCTACATGCTGACTCAGCTGAAAGAGGACTTTTACAACTAGAAAGTTATATCATGGAAGTTTCAAGAGATCCTCAAAGAGA
The sequence above is drawn from the Fusobacterium pseudoperiodonticum genome and encodes:
- a CDS encoding MobA/MobL family protein, giving the protein MATYRLCYKKGKVGYSKSHAAYIQREDGYQSKEEDLVYTESGNMNFNGEKINAEKFWEYADTYERVNSVAYRELELNIPNEFNHEQAKELIDNFVKKELGEKYPYTYAIHESKNEENEKNLHCHLMFSERELDGIDRDLSQYFKRANSKNPEKGGAKKNREWQEKSRLLDLRKSWEIETNNLLEKNGFEDRVDCRTLKEIRQDLLESGMFDKAETYNRLPINVAGKILYKVGHGIELNEAEKEQYDKYIETVNRKKELERIYEERENKKTERKNLENEIEKLEKENSRERAINICSKGEYFKLKKQYSDISKKIKKYPENKILKSEQDRLSKVINNIEEKSIKSNKYINILSNLETKRVASLETLKTQYSEKFNDEYLTKEEKKYKEKYQDYDLINLKIKLETLSNENVTEKAVNILSNYEYNFKLVETFEIQDNKKELEKKYNEATLFDPKQAKDFKLDLSFVEKKLENKQNEIINLIDAIDEKKLNNFIEQIEKNNEVEKTIIAKIIEEKSSSRNEIDLMKDKIILLEKFSKLEKLYNKELRNNDKNRKKIFSVSSELASVESLLNSEYKSINIKDDIAQNNLKAIQNQIIKNEKRILVAENVIDKTKAILSAHSKKHNLSGIEIIAIGNLSKGEYWKNYKEIKRITSEIKNDEKTLSNMGIVSFGKGVLKKDIDLKKKKLEELEKKEYKIVNTYKQDKNFSLEVNKVSSHYNNILKTYQKIIVAAKIDNDINYKVKSNIERTGKQISTYKKTPSKNRHKGVTIEGSSGLKSNVKNIFDDTEIRSTVGIHLEKDKENGWEI
- a CDS encoding toxin-antitoxin system YwqK family antitoxin — translated: MENELWRTYYSSGKIKEEVPIKRGRLNGIGILYAEDGTILEKRIYKNDILMGNPYIGMSAEQLAEELGYIISDKSEIDLAEDDAEVVEINYKDASIKLL
- a CDS encoding TrbC/VirB2 family protein, which gives rise to MEKITKFLKGKRMYIAAFLLLSSNAMATTADAPWVGMLDKFMGILVGPTARVIAIIAIAGVGFSILAGLTDNLSKRAIGVIVGISVIFAAATWGPKFFGYSGAILM
- a CDS encoding type IV secretion system protein; protein product: MGKDKNQRFSWNPSKPFSGNKGDFSIDNPFYDRMLSLSKSCRNWQMAFFTMALFQAGTLSAYFYLANKTKLVPYVIEVEKEKGNFYYSGRMDQVSYVADDTIIFAMLNDFIINTHSISLDKVFTYKKIKREYSFLSSEMKNKMNSDINSLNLEEKFRNKESVDVTITSMLKNSEDIYQINWTEKTYRNGSLISTEKKTGNFSVIQDKVNPNDIKVNPLGLIIKDYHITDDLSK
- a CDS encoding TrbG/VirB9 family P-type conjugative transfer protein, which encodes MKKKLLLFFILIGLTNSLYAVDYASEYDSYSTQEPSIEKGYKNSKTNINSTYFYNENDSYHVATRAGYITTILLNPDEDIIHAEIGDATRWSVQTYYTGSSRGMSPALSVKPFVPELKTNLVISTTKRIYNIVLEAKVNSYAPIINFEYPKEIEIAKQKERKLKAQETKVNIEYLNFDYSWNKNKETWSPIQIFDDGEQTFLVMSEKVRATELPVLFIKDEQTGEGASVRYRYDPETRYYTVDRLFKQATLRYGNKEIIIKRKGSFIKSPNDHISVSI
- a CDS encoding TrbI/VirB10 family protein → MDILNEPNNPQNQENNSVNSNTYEKKGTFFKKKIIYIFFFFIISLIILLLFRKEIFATNNDKNASKNIIKNSNVDENESSKLDNPQYGDDEMQDLTYDKSTSPEDEEDYNIPVTEEDEEEKEAVDQKSAEEIERENKIKQLEAEADAALRSPTTITIATRPQVQQTDDKILLAQGNKAVQDYDGNRQESKRNFLMNEQAQKYYQSNFMIEQLSEFEIKAGDFIPAILQTGINSDLPSKTIVAIVSENVRDTIRGKHILIPQGTKIIGVYDSSITFGQERLLIIWQRLIFPNGKTIGLDNMQGVDLSGKAGITGDVNNHFSTLLKGVILSSIMGSAGAIVTERKNDWRGAAAEGAGEQIVTIGDNFAERALSRQPTITIEPGTRFNIIVHSDLILEPYGE
- a CDS encoding type IV secretory system conjugative DNA transfer family protein; protein product: MTVKRKISLFIFLLAIILTLAVGTQTFAKNVKYHKNLGKYLFLYKNKSPIYFPFKILVWQKFAKKVPRAMDDAYTNMAMTIVPFFLLIALLNYKKKEVTVHGSARWANRADIDKMGFFPYKDKRKIKKSYKKTGTLDLYKKNILEKDNYLRIDISEETNSIKKYSKALKYSVIEKKWKEMEFYSDGIFLGKDEYGRFLVDNTPGHAMMVARSGGGKGVAVVIPSLITWKGSTLVNDIKGENWLYTAAYRKSLGHKVFRFEATADGIEKVSCHYNPMVEIRKGTVYEYQDAKNIALAIVSPDRTKDPFFAPSAGVYLTAVILHVLYMVKSRIANLADVYNFITSPQFTEDQKLQQMINSEHNSDGAEDLFYNIYNDVTILKTGEELPRTHPSVSKIGAEMADRADKERSGIISCAKIDLEAFIVPTIARNTAYSDFRISDLMNSEVPMDLYFVTAPNSVDITAVLLKLFITQILYILTDSMELNKQGENIAFKHRLLLLLDELTAIGKVDMLHKAISYIRGWGMKALIIIQDMKQLKEVYGENNSFLGNMSTTLYYTTNDVDTAKYVETRLGNKTEKILTKSYSQGLLFKKMNYSESYVGRPLMRAEEVHTMDEKEVIILSAGKNPIHGKQARWYEIDEFKNRLARETYFTKATPSDVIKKYQKWEDLKVIKKN
- the trbB gene encoding P-type conjugative transfer ATPase TrbB; its protein translation is MIQDNEMKDNLLSLLEISLGKKIMEYMNDKDIIEIMKNDDGKVFGDSLTKGEFYICDMDSVASENIVKLVANHVNQEVTPENPLVSAELPGSGFRFEGNIPPVSKTSAFNIRKHSSLIFTLDDYVNSKIMTQEQANVIKRGIKDRKNILVVGGTKSGKTTLCNALLEEIAQYNQRVIIIQDTNELQCNCENVLYLRATETVPIRRLLTSTLRRTPTRIVIGEVRDGAALNILKAWNTGHPGGVCTLHADSAERGLLQLESYIMEVSRDPQRDTIARTVNMVINLQLDGLSRKVKEIIELEGYDYDTRKYLFRQIA